CCAGGCGTAAGCGTGGCTGAGAAGCCGTCTGTCATGCCGAGCGGTGGGCGCTGTGATCGAGCAGGCTGGGTTCGCCAACACCGGCAATCGGCCATGACCCGACGAGCCCACTCGCGATCCTCTTCGGACGGCTCGCCGTGCTCGGCGAACTGCTCCTCCAACGCCGCACGGACCTCATCCAGGTCCGCCTGATGCCGAACCGCCTGGTCTATCCAGGTCGACGGCGTCATGCCCGCTCTCATGGCGGCACGACGCGCCCGCTCGATGGTCTCCGGATCGAACGAGATCGACACCTTCTCGGCAGCCGTGTCCCCAGCATCGCCCATAGCACCCTCGCTGGTGTGCCCCTCCACCTGCGACTTGTCCCACGTCCGGGCGCCGACGCCGACGCGGCGCTTCTCAGTCGCCACAACTCACCTGCGGGCGGAGGTGCTCGACCGCCCGCTGGACGGCCTGCGCGAAACGGCGGGCGTCGTCCGTGGTCCAGCGCTCCGGCGCGACGAGCCGGTGGGAACGCTGCCCGGTGACGGGATCGATCTCCTGGGTAATCCCGTGGGCCGCGTACACGCCGTCAAGCTCCTCCCGGGCCTGCTCGACGGCACGGAGGAGAGCGGCCGAGGCACAGGCTTTCCGGCTGCTCACTGGCCACCGCCCTTGCTCAGGAGGTTGGCGACACTCGCCGCGTTGATTTGGCGTACACGCGGACGAAGCTGCTCGGACACGAACGCGCCCGGCGCGTCATAGCGGACCCACACCCACTTGCCGGGCGCGGAGGTCAAGAGGCAACCGAGCGCCCCGGCCATCTCCCGCAACAGCCACAGCCCGCGCCCGCTGGTGGCGGTCCAGTCCGGCTCGCTCAGGACCGGCAGAACGGCCGACCGATCCCTGACGAGGAGGTACAACGAGCCCTGACGCCGCCGGATGACGAGACGGCACCGTGGATCACCGGCGTGCTGCCCCACGTTGACCAGCAGCTCGGTAACGCCGAGGCACGCGAAGTCGATGGCGTCGGGGGCCGCGTCCCACCGCTTGAGCACGTCGGCGGTGGTGTCACGCCACTGCCCTATCTCGCAGGGCCGGGCCGTCAAGTCCCAGGCGACGAGATGGGGTTCCTCAACGATGGGAAGTACGGGCACTGCCATGGACCCTCCCGACAAACTTGCTCAACGACCAGTCACCGAATTGGCGCAATCCGTGACGCTGGCTATGATGTTGGCCGCCGAGTCGCGGCGTCAAGTCCGTGACTGGCACGATGCCAATCGCGAACCCGGCTCCACTCCCCAAGGTGAACGTTCGCCCAACTGACCGATATGGGCCCGCTCACCGACGCCCGAACGTACAAGGAAGGACACTGACATGGCAGTTGTCTCAAGCAGCAGCCCTCTCACGGCACGAAGGAAGCTGGGGGCGGAGCTGCGACTGCTGCGCGATGGCACAGGGCTGACTGCGGAGGAGGTGGGCGGCCACCTGGGCTGTCATGGCTCCAAGGTCAGCCGCGTCGAACTCGGCAAGAGGACCTGCACACGCAAGGACTTCGACGCGCTCATGGAGCTGTACGAGGTTGACGACACGAAGCGGGAGGTCCTCGCTGAACTCTTCAAGCGAGGTAGGCAGCGGGTGCCACCGTGGTGGCACATCTACAACGACGTGATCAGCGCGAACTACAGCGAGTTCCTGTCCTACGAGGCCGAGGCCGCCGAAGGACGTGAGTACCAGCCTCTCTTGATCCCCGGGCTGCTCCAAAGCGCGGACTACGCCCGTGCCGTTACGGGCAGCAGCTACGTTGCCCTGGGGCCCGATCAAGTCGACAGCCTGGTGGAGGTCCGCCTGCGCCGACAAGAAAGGCTGCGTGAGAAGGATCCGCTGGTCTTCGACGGGATCGTGACCGAAGCAGCGCTCCGCATCGAGGTAGGCGGAGCAGCCGTGATGCGGGCCCAGCTCAGGAAGTTGGTGGAGGTCATGTCGCTACCCAACGTGAACCTTCGGGTCATCCCGTTCAAAGCGGGTGAGAAGGGTGCCAGCACGGGAGCCTTCATCCTGTTCTCCTCAGCGACGGATGCCGCCCCCGACGTCGCCTTCACCGAGTCCGCCGAGAACACGACGAGTCTCCGCGACGAGCCCATCGCGCTACGGCGTCTGAACAGGATGTTCAACAACTTGTCCGCCGCCGCTCTCTCGACGGAAGATAGCGTTGAGCTGCTACGACGTATCGAGAAAGAGCTGGTCTGAGATGAGCGAGCCGACGGGCCTGAACACGGTTGCACTTGCCGATGCCGGGTGGCGCACGAGCAGCTACACGGCCGGCAACGGCAACTGCGTCGAGGTCGCAGACGGCATCCCCGGCATCATCCCCGTCCGCGACACGAAAACCCGCACCGGCCCCACCCTGGTCATTCCCACTCGTGCTTGGAACACGTTCATCGCCTGCGTCAAGGCCAACGACCTGCTGCCTGCCTGACGCACCGGGCCAGTATCTGGCGCCCTGCCGAAGCCTTTGTGGCCTCGGCAGGGTTTTATTTCATGTGAGCAGCGTCAGATATTAGAGACGATCGGAAGATAGCAATGCGGCACGACTTACCCGAGCACCAACGCTACACGACCTCTCCGCAGCCGCCTGGCGAACAGCAGCCCTCCGAAAGTCCCAGGATCTCCCCGGTGATGGTCTCCGCGTGCACGGCCGCCACCGTGCCGCCGATGGTGAACGCGGTCGCCCGGCGCACGGTCGGCGACGCGACATAGGTCGGCTGGTCCGGCGCGGCCTGGAGCAGTCGGCAGCGCAGCCAGCCGCCGGACTGCCGGGCCACCACCGAGGCGGCGTGCTCCCGCAGCATGTGCAGGATGACCTCGCCCGCCTTGTTGAACCCGCCGGTGTCGTCCTTCTCCACCTCGCAGGCCGCCCACGTGTTCCCGTCCCACGCCTCCCACTTCAGCGGCGGGCGGCGCGGGTCGACGCCCACGCCCTCGATATGCCGGGACAGAGCTTCCGCGTCGCCCGGCCGCCGGTGGTGCTGGACGAGGAGCCGTTCGTCGTGGAACTGGCCGATGAGAGGGGCTGGGTGGAGTGGACGCGGGTGGACCACTTCGCCCATTCCACGGTGCGCGACCGGCACTTCACCCTCGACCCCAACTCCGGCCAGGTCGACTTCGGCCCGGCGGTCCGCGAGCGGGACGGCACCGTGCGGGGCTACGGCGTGCTGCCGCCGAAAGGTGCCACGGTCCGGGTGCGGAGCTACCGCACGGGCGGCGGGCGCCGGGGCAACGTGGCGCGGGGCGCGCTGCGGGTGCTGCGCAGTTCCCTGCCGTTCGTGGCGCGGGTGGAGAACCGCCGTCCGGCGCTGGGCGGCGTCGACGGCGAGACCGTGGAGGAGGCGCGCCGACGCGGGCCGATGACGCTGCGGACCCTGTCCCGGGCCGTCGTGCCGGGGGATTACGAGCGGCTCGCCCGGGAGGTCGCGCCGGATGCCGCCCGGGTCTGCTGTGTGCCGGCGGGTGAGGAGCGGGGTGGCGACGTCACCGGGGACCCGGCCGAGGCGGGCGGGGTGCGGCTGCTGGTGGTGCCGACCGGCCGCAGCGACGAGCAGGGGCGGGTCCGGTTCGAGGAGCTGATGCCGCCGGAGGCCACGCTGAAGAGGATCTCGCGGCATCTGGACGAGCGGCGCCCGATCGGGGCCCGGGTGCTGGTGGCGCCGCCGTACTACCAGGGGGTGACCGTCGTCGCCTCGGTCCGCCCGGAGCGCGGTGCCACCGCCGAGCGGCTGCGCGACGCGGCACTGGCCGCCCTGTACGGGTACTTCAACCCGCTGACCGGCGGCCCGGACGGGGAGGGCTGGCCGTTCGGGCGTCCGGTGCACTCGGGTGAGGTGTTCGCGGTGCTCCAGCAGGTGCCCGGCGTGGATCTGGCCGAGGACGTGCGGCTGTTCCCGGCGGATCCGGTGACGGGGCAGCGGGCGGAGGCGACGACCAGGATCGATCTGGACCGGCACGCGCTGGTGTTCAGTTACGAGCACCAGCTCCGGGTGAGGCAGGACTGAGATGCGCGCACTCGTTCCCGGGCTGCCGACGCCCCATCCGCTGATCCAGCGGCTCCCCGCCGTCTACGGGGATCAGGACTTCCTCCGCCGTTTCCTGGAGGCCCTGGACGAGGTGCTGGCGCCGGTGCTGCTCACGCTGGACAACCTTCCCGCGTACCTCCATCCGCGCACCGCGCCGGAGGACTTCGTCGCGTGGCTGGCCGAGTGGGTCTCGGTCGAGGTGGACGCCGACCGCCCGGCCACCCAGCGCCGGGCGGTCGTCTCCGGTGCCGTCGTCCGGCACCGGCGGCGGGGCACCCGGCTGGGACTGGCCGCGGCGGTGCGGGTCGAGACCGGGACCGAGCCGGAGATCGAGGAGAGCGGGAGCACGGCGTGGTCGGCGTCCCCGGCGGCCGAGTTGCCCGGATCGGCACAGCCGTGGGTGCGGGTCCGGCTGCGGGTGCCCGAGCCGGAGGCCGTCGACCGGGTGCGGCTGGAGGGACTGATCGCCGCCGAGGTGCCCGCCCATGTCACGTACCGGGTGGAGATCCTTCCCCCGGCGGAGGCGACGGGCGGCGGTGGTGCGCCGTGATCTGTCCTGACTGCGGGCACCGCAACGCGGCGGGGGCCCAGTTCTGCGTGTCGTGCCAGGCGTTCCTGGAATGGGAGGAGGGGCCGGGCCCGCGGCCGGACCGGCCGACCGTTCTCCCGGCCGGGGGCGGTGCTGAGCCCGGAGGCGGTCCCGCGCACGTGCCGGTGCCCGCGCCGCTGCCGACAAGGCCCGGGCCTCAGCCGGAGCCGGGGGTGCCGGAGCCGGTCCCGGTGGCCCCCAGACGGCCCGACGACCTCTCCGACGGCGCCGATGGCTCGGGGCCGGACCACCGTCCGGAGGCGCCGCCCGGCCCGCCCGCACAGCCGGGGGTTCCGCCGCCCGGCGCGCCACCTGCGCCGGCCGACCGCCCCTGCCCCCGGTGCGCCGCCGGCAATCCGCCCGGCCGGACCCTGTGCGGGCGGTGCGGCGAGCCCCTCGACGCCCCACCGCCGCGGGCCGATCCGAGCCCCCCGCTCCCCCGGTGGCGCCGGCTCCTGCCGCGCCGGGCGGCTCGTCCGCCGGCCGCCGGGACCCGGCCCGCACGGCCGGGGCGGAGGCGGCCCCGGTTGGCACTGCCGCTGATCCTGCTGGCCCTCGCCGCGGTCGCCTGGTTCACGCGGGCGCAAATCTCGGACGCCTTCTCCTTCGTCCGCGACCGGACCGAGAAGGTGGAGCCGCTCAGTCCGGACGACTGCCGGGCTTCGAGCGAGGCGTCCGGGCATCCGGCCGGCAACGCCTGCGACGGCCTCAGGAACCGGTACTGGGCGCCCGCCGCCGGATCGGGCGCCGGTGAGTCCCTGGAGGCACGATTCACCGAGCCGGTGCAGCTCCGGCAGGTGATCGTCACTGCCGGTATCTCGGCGAACCAGGACGAGTTCCTGTCGCAGGCCCGTCCGGCCCGGATCACCGTGACGCTCGTCGATGTGGAAGGCGGCAGGGATACCGGGACCATCGCCCTCCGGGACCAGGCCGGGGAGCAGCGGTTCGACGTGCGGGGCAC
Above is a window of Streptomyces sp. NBC_01803 DNA encoding:
- a CDS encoding ATP-binding protein; protein product: MAVPVLPIVEEPHLVAWDLTARPCEIGQWRDTTADVLKRWDAAPDAIDFACLGVTELLVNVGQHAGDPRCRLVIRRRQGSLYLLVRDRSAVLPVLSEPDWTATSGRGLWLLREMAGALGCLLTSAPGKWVWVRYDAPGAFVSEQLRPRVRQINAASVANLLSKGGGQ
- a CDS encoding helix-turn-helix domain-containing protein; this encodes MAVVSSSSPLTARRKLGAELRLLRDGTGLTAEEVGGHLGCHGSKVSRVELGKRTCTRKDFDALMELYEVDDTKREVLAELFKRGRQRVPPWWHIYNDVISANYSEFLSYEAEAAEGREYQPLLIPGLLQSADYARAVTGSSYVALGPDQVDSLVEVRLRRQERLREKDPLVFDGIVTEAALRIEVGGAAVMRAQLRKLVEVMSLPNVNLRVIPFKAGEKGASTGAFILFSSATDAAPDVAFTESAENTTSLRDEPIALRRLNRMFNNLSAAALSTEDSVELLRRIEKELV
- a CDS encoding DUF397 domain-containing protein, translated to MSEPTGLNTVALADAGWRTSSYTAGNGNCVEVADGIPGIIPVRDTKTRTGPTLVIPTRAWNTFIACVKANDLLPA
- a CDS encoding putative baseplate assembly protein, with the translated sequence MPGQSFRVARPPVVLDEEPFVVELADERGWVEWTRVDHFAHSTVRDRHFTLDPNSGQVDFGPAVRERDGTVRGYGVLPPKGATVRVRSYRTGGGRRGNVARGALRVLRSSLPFVARVENRRPALGGVDGETVEEARRRGPMTLRTLSRAVVPGDYERLAREVAPDAARVCCVPAGEERGGDVTGDPAEAGGVRLLVVPTGRSDEQGRVRFEELMPPEATLKRISRHLDERRPIGARVLVAPPYYQGVTVVASVRPERGATAERLRDAALAALYGYFNPLTGGPDGEGWPFGRPVHSGEVFAVLQQVPGVDLAEDVRLFPADPVTGQRAEATTRIDLDRHALVFSYEHQLRVRQD
- a CDS encoding phage tail protein → MRALVPGLPTPHPLIQRLPAVYGDQDFLRRFLEALDEVLAPVLLTLDNLPAYLHPRTAPEDFVAWLAEWVSVEVDADRPATQRRAVVSGAVVRHRRRGTRLGLAAAVRVETGTEPEIEESGSTAWSASPAAELPGSAQPWVRVRLRVPEPEAVDRVRLEGLIAAEVPAHVTYRVEILPPAEATGGGGAP
- a CDS encoding NADase-type glycan-binding domain-containing protein, with protein sequence MALPLILLALAAVAWFTRAQISDAFSFVRDRTEKVEPLSPDDCRASSEASGHPAGNACDGLRNRYWAPAAGSGAGESLEARFTEPVQLRQVIVTAGISANQDEFLSQARPARITVTLVDVEGGRDTGTIALRDQAGEQRFDVRGTDVTRVVLTIDAAYGDGPDRGPAVAEVELFGRG